From the genome of Hymenobacter gelipurpurascens:
CTATCATGGCGACACCTTCGGGGCCATGGCCGTGAGCAGCCGCGGAGCCTTCACCCAGCCTTTCTGGCCGCTGCTGTTTCAGGTGGAGTTTATTGATGTGCCGGTGCCCGGCCGCGAAGCAGAGGTACTTGAGCAGCTGGATGCGCTGGTTAGTCGGCCTGATGTGGCTGGGTTCATTTTTGAGCCGCTGATGCTGGGCACGGCGGGCATGGTCACGTACTCTGCGGAGGTGCTAGATGAACTGATCCGGCGCTGCCACCAGCACGGGGTACTCTGCATTGCCGATGAGGTGATGACCGGCTTCGGCCGGCTAGGCCACCTCTTTGCCACTGACTACCTCACGGAGCAGCCCGACATCATGTGCTTCTCCAAGGGCCTGACGGGCGGCACCATGGCTATGGGCCTGACCACCTGCGCGGCGCCCATTTACGAGGCTTTCCTGAGCAGTGAGCTGATGAAGGCCCTGTTCCATGGCCACTCCTACACCGCAAACCCCGTAGCCTGCGCCGCCGCCCTGGCTAGCCTGGAGCTCACCCGCGCCCCCGAGTGCTCCGCCCAGCGCGCCCGTATTGCGGCGGCTCATACTGCTTTCCGCCAGGAAATAGCGGGCCAGCCGGGCATCCGGGAGGTGCGCCACTTGGGTACGGTGCTGGCCGTAGAGTACGACCCCGGCGAGGATACCAGCTACTTCAGCCGCCTCCGCGACGGATTCTACCAGCTTTCCCTGGAGCACCATGTGGTACTGCGCCCCCTCGGCAACGTGGTGTACCTGCTGCCGCCCTACTGCACTACCAACGAGGAGTTGGATCTGCTCTACACCGTGCTGCGCCGCATGCGTGAGCTGGTCCTGAACTTCGCGCCTGCCCCTTCCCTGCCTGAATACCTGCATGACTAATTCATTTTCTCCCGATGAGCTCATCGTCATTCGGGGGCGCGGGCGGGTATCGGCCCTAGGCCAGTCGCTGGATACGTTTGGCACAAGTTCCCCGTTCACCACTCGCCAGACAGGCCTGCACAGCTTGCCCATAGCGGCCTTGCCCCCCGAAGCGGAAGCGGCCCTGCAGGAGCTCCGCCGCAGCCAAACCGCCTACCGCCAGCTCGACCGCACGGTGCTCCTAGGCCTGCTGGCATCTCGCCAAGCTACTTCCGCTGCCGGCTGGGACAACGCTCGGCCAGTTTCCCCGGACCCACGCGAGGCAGAAATCAGCGTCAGCATGGGAAGCAGCCGGGGTGCTACGGGCCGGTTGGAGGAGTTTCACGCGGAGTTTCTGCGCGAAGGCTCCGTACCAGTGGCCGCCTCCCCCCTCACCACGCTGGGCAATGTGGCCAGCTGGGTGGCCTACGATGCTGGTAGCACCGGCGGCGCCAACCTGAGCCACTCCAGCACCTGCAGCAGCGCGTTTCAGGCCCTCGGCAATGCTATGGCGTGGCTGCGCGCGGGCATGACCACACGGTTTTTAGCCGGTGGCACCGAGGCTCCCCTCACCGATTTCACGTTGGCCCAGATGCAGGCCATTGGCATCTACTCGCCGTTTGCCGCCCAGGATTTTCCCTGTCGGCCCGGAGCCGGCAAGCCCTCCACGTTTGTACTGGGGGAAGGTGCGGCGGTGTTTGCGCTGGAGAAAGTATTTGCCGCAAGCCTGGCTGAGCAGCCCCGCAACCAAGTGGCGGTGCTGGAAGGAGTGGGCTTCGGGTTTGAGGCCATCGGCAGTAAAACTGGCCTTTCCGTTGATGGCAAGCACTTTCAGCAGGCCATGCGCCAGGCCCTAGGCCAGTCGGGCTGTGCACTGCATGAGGTAGATGCCGTAGTACTGCACAGCCCCGGCACCCCAGCCGGCGACGCGGCGGAGCGGGCCGCCCTGCGCGCCGTATTCGGGGAAGCGCTGCCGCTGCTGCTGTCCAACAAGTGGCTGATAGGCCATACGCTGGGTGCTTCCGCGGCGTTGAGCCTCGACTTCGCGCTACACGTACTGGAAACGCAGCAGTGGCCTAGGCCGCCTTTTCCTACCGATTTATCGGTTCCATCTGGGGCTAGGCCACTCCGCCGCATCCTGGTGAACGCGGCCGGGTTTGGCGGTAATGCGGCCAGCGTAATTGTCTCGCTCCGGTAGTGCTTATTGCCAATATGTGCAGT
Proteins encoded in this window:
- the bioA gene encoding adenosylmethionine--8-amino-7-oxononanoate transaminase, whose product is MPTLAQRDHAVLWHPYTQMQTAPLPVPIVRGEGSWLIAEDGTRYLDGISSWWVNLHGHANAHIAKRVSEQLHTLEHVLFAGFTHPAAVELAEQLLEILPQNQARVFYSDNGSTAVEVALKMVLQYFHNLDQPERRTFICFRNSYHGDTFGAMAVSSRGAFTQPFWPLLFQVEFIDVPVPGREAEVLEQLDALVSRPDVAGFIFEPLMLGTAGMVTYSAEVLDELIRRCHQHGVLCIADEVMTGFGRLGHLFATDYLTEQPDIMCFSKGLTGGTMAMGLTTCAAPIYEAFLSSELMKALFHGHSYTANPVACAAALASLELTRAPECSAQRARIAAAHTAFRQEIAGQPGIREVRHLGTVLAVEYDPGEDTSYFSRLRDGFYQLSLEHHVVLRPLGNVVYLLPPYCTTNEELDLLYTVLRRMRELVLNFAPAPSLPEYLHD
- a CDS encoding beta-ketoacyl synthase N-terminal-like domain-containing protein, coding for MTNSFSPDELIVIRGRGRVSALGQSLDTFGTSSPFTTRQTGLHSLPIAALPPEAEAALQELRRSQTAYRQLDRTVLLGLLASRQATSAAGWDNARPVSPDPREAEISVSMGSSRGATGRLEEFHAEFLREGSVPVAASPLTTLGNVASWVAYDAGSTGGANLSHSSTCSSAFQALGNAMAWLRAGMTTRFLAGGTEAPLTDFTLAQMQAIGIYSPFAAQDFPCRPGAGKPSTFVLGEGAAVFALEKVFAASLAEQPRNQVAVLEGVGFGFEAIGSKTGLSVDGKHFQQAMRQALGQSGCALHEVDAVVLHSPGTPAGDAAERAALRAVFGEALPLLLSNKWLIGHTLGASAALSLDFALHVLETQQWPRPPFPTDLSVPSGARPLRRILVNAAGFGGNAASVIVSLR